One region of Chryseobacterium sp. C-71 genomic DNA includes:
- a CDS encoding RNA methyltransferase, with amino-acid sequence MVHKLKLEELNRIDVETFKKVEKIPLIVVLDNIRSMHNVGATFRTADAFLIQKIILCGITPQPPHREIHKAALGATESVDWSHEADINVTINDLKTQGFEVVGIEQTTNSQMITDFKIDKTKKYAVILGNEVEGISDEALQNIDSFIEIPQLGTKHSLNVSVCGGIVMWEFAKVLGLK; translated from the coding sequence GTGGTACACAAATTAAAACTCGAAGAGCTTAACAGAATCGATGTAGAAACATTTAAAAAAGTTGAGAAAATTCCTTTGATTGTTGTTCTGGATAACATCAGAAGCATGCATAATGTGGGAGCAACATTCAGAACGGCAGACGCATTTTTGATTCAAAAAATTATTCTTTGCGGAATTACACCTCAACCTCCGCATCGTGAAATTCACAAAGCGGCTTTGGGTGCAACAGAAAGTGTAGATTGGTCGCATGAAGCAGATATTAATGTCACGATTAATGATTTAAAAACTCAGGGTTTTGAGGTTGTAGGAATCGAACAGACCACAAACAGTCAAATGATTACCGATTTTAAAATTGACAAAACAAAAAAATATGCAGTGATTTTGGGCAACGAGGTAGAAGGAATCAGTGATGAAGCTTTGCAGAATATTGATTCATTTATTGAAATTCCACAACTCGGTACCAAGCATTCTTTAAATGTAAGCGTATGCGGAGGAATCGTGATGTGGGAATTCGCAAAAGTTTTAGGTTTAAAATAA
- a CDS encoding bestrophin family protein, protein MKILFPTMVLMGIYSFGIQYLEIEYLHLTSKSKVSNVGMIHSLLGFVLSLLLVFRTNTAYDRWWEGRKLWGKLVNDTRNFAIKINIILADDRQSADQIARYLKYFPHFLAKHLSQESTRLALDEDYSEIEKSLRSHGPTDMIIHLTYKLHQLKKEGKISDVEMLYLDTQISGFLDVCGGCERIKNTPIPYSYSSFIKKFIILYVLALPIAYVINLGLFMIPLTVFVYYVLMSLELIAEEIEDPFNNDENDIPMETIAQNIEKNVHQIMGTKK, encoded by the coding sequence ATGAAAATCCTTTTTCCAACGATGGTTTTGATGGGAATTTATTCTTTCGGGATACAATATTTGGAAATAGAATATCTTCATTTAACATCGAAATCTAAAGTCAGCAATGTTGGAATGATTCATTCTCTACTTGGTTTTGTTTTGTCTTTGTTATTGGTTTTCAGAACAAATACTGCCTATGACAGGTGGTGGGAAGGAAGAAAACTGTGGGGTAAATTAGTCAACGACACAAGAAATTTCGCCATAAAAATCAATATTATTCTTGCTGACGACAGACAATCCGCTGATCAAATTGCAAGATATTTAAAATATTTCCCGCATTTTTTAGCAAAACATCTTTCACAAGAGTCGACAAGACTCGCTTTGGATGAAGATTATTCTGAAATTGAAAAATCTTTGAGAAGTCACGGACCGACCGATATGATTATTCATCTGACTTATAAATTACATCAGCTTAAAAAAGAAGGAAAGATTTCAGATGTTGAAATGTTGTATTTAGACACCCAGATTTCAGGTTTTCTAGATGTTTGTGGTGGTTGTGAAAGAATTAAAAACACACCAATCCCCTATTCTTACTCTTCATTCATTAAAAAGTTTATCATTTTATATGTTTTAGCTTTGCCTATTGCGTATGTCATCAACCTCGGATTATTTATGATTCCGCTGACGGTTTTTGTATATTACGTTTTGATGAGTCTGGAATTGATTGCTGAAGAAATTGAAGATCCCTTTAATAATGATGAAAACGATATTCCAATGGAAACAATTGCTCAGAATATCGAGAAAAATGTTCACCAGATTATGGGAACAAAAAAGTAA
- the mutS gene encoding DNA mismatch repair protein MutS → MAKATKKETPLMTQYNTIKAKYPDALLLFRVGDFYETFGQDAVRTSQILGIVLTKRANGDGHIELAGFPHHSVDSYLPKLVRAGIRVAICDQLEDPKTVKGIVKRGVTELVTPGVTFNDQVLTSKKNNFLLSLHKEKEKYGIALVDVSTGEFLVSEGNLDKILHIINTFDPSEIIYQRSVQIPDQLKNRNVFKLEDWAYQYNFAYEKLTNQFRTNSLKGFGVEGLPLAITAAGAIFAYLVEDTHHKLLAHITKIQIIPQEDYLMMDHFTLRNLEIVYPSHPKGKSLLDIIDKTSTPMGGRLLRRRIILPLKSVEEIGRRLSLIDFLNENDQLKYEISELLRAISDLDRLMGKLAAEKISPKELGYLRQSLINIQKIKGLLHPHADVLAWLEPLNSLDELIQLLKNHLNEELPVNLAKGNVIKQNISEELDHLRGLQNKGRGFLDEMCQREVERTGITSLKIDFNNVFGYFIEVRNTHKDKVPSDWIRKQTLVNAERYITEELKEYESQILGAEEKISVLENQLYRKVCLDTIIYMDRIQENSNIIAQLDVAVGLSELAVSESYTKPVLNDCFKIDLKEARHPIIENALPLGEKYIPNDIFLDKDSQQIIMVTGPNMAGKSAILRQTAIVCLMAQIGSFVPAKHAEIGVLDKIFTRVGASDNISAGESTFMVEMNEAAYILNNISDRSLILLDEIGRGTSTYDGVSIAWAIAEYLHQHPTQAKTLFATHYHELNEMTVNFERVKNFHVSIQENKGNIIFLRKLIPGGSEHSFGIHVAKLAGMPSKVVNRANDILKTLEASRSQSGSSDTIKRVTEENMQLSFFQLDDPVLENIREELTKIDINTLTPIEALMKLNSIKKMIGK, encoded by the coding sequence ATGGCAAAGGCGACGAAGAAAGAAACCCCGTTAATGACGCAGTACAATACCATCAAGGCGAAATATCCTGATGCGCTTTTGCTTTTTAGAGTGGGAGATTTTTACGAAACCTTTGGGCAGGATGCCGTGAGGACTTCCCAAATTTTAGGAATTGTCTTGACGAAAAGAGCCAATGGTGATGGTCACATCGAACTGGCGGGATTTCCGCATCATTCTGTGGATTCCTATCTGCCAAAGTTGGTCAGAGCAGGAATTCGTGTGGCGATTTGCGACCAATTGGAAGACCCGAAAACAGTAAAAGGAATTGTAAAACGTGGTGTAACAGAATTGGTAACGCCCGGAGTGACGTTCAATGATCAGGTTTTGACTTCCAAAAAGAACAACTTTCTGCTTTCTCTTCACAAAGAAAAAGAAAAATACGGAATTGCTTTAGTTGATGTTTCCACTGGAGAATTTTTGGTAAGCGAAGGAAATTTAGATAAAATTTTACACATCATCAATACATTTGATCCGAGTGAAATTATTTATCAGCGAAGCGTACAAATTCCGGATCAGCTGAAAAACAGAAATGTTTTCAAACTAGAAGATTGGGCATATCAATATAATTTTGCTTACGAAAAGCTGACGAATCAATTCAGAACCAATTCATTAAAAGGTTTTGGAGTTGAAGGCTTACCGTTGGCAATTACCGCAGCAGGAGCGATTTTCGCTTATCTGGTTGAAGATACGCATCACAAATTACTGGCGCACATCACCAAAATTCAGATTATTCCGCAGGAAGATTATCTGATGATGGATCATTTTACGCTGAGAAACCTCGAAATCGTTTATCCGAGTCATCCGAAAGGAAAATCTTTGCTGGATATTATTGATAAAACTTCTACACCAATGGGCGGAAGATTATTGAGAAGAAGAATTATTCTGCCTCTAAAATCTGTCGAAGAAATTGGACGCAGACTTTCATTGATTGACTTTTTAAACGAAAATGATCAGCTTAAATATGAAATTTCTGAATTATTGAGAGCTATTTCAGATTTAGACCGATTGATGGGAAAACTGGCGGCAGAAAAAATTTCACCGAAAGAATTAGGTTATCTACGTCAGAGCTTGATTAATATTCAGAAAATTAAAGGATTGCTTCATCCTCATGCTGATGTTTTAGCTTGGCTGGAACCTTTGAATTCTTTAGATGAACTAATTCAATTGCTTAAAAATCATTTAAATGAAGAGCTTCCGGTCAATCTTGCTAAAGGAAATGTCATCAAACAAAATATCTCCGAAGAACTTGATCATTTGAGGGGCTTGCAGAACAAAGGAAGAGGTTTTCTTGACGAAATGTGTCAACGTGAAGTGGAACGCACCGGAATCACAAGCCTGAAAATTGATTTTAATAATGTTTTCGGATATTTTATTGAAGTAAGAAATACGCATAAAGATAAAGTTCCGAGTGATTGGATAAGAAAGCAAACGTTGGTCAATGCGGAAAGATATATTACCGAAGAACTGAAAGAATACGAAAGTCAGATTCTGGGTGCTGAAGAAAAGATCAGTGTTCTGGAGAATCAATTGTATCGAAAAGTGTGTTTGGATACCATTATTTATATGGATAGAATTCAGGAAAATTCAAATATCATTGCACAGCTTGATGTCGCAGTGGGTCTGTCTGAACTGGCGGTTTCTGAAAGTTATACAAAACCTGTTTTGAATGACTGTTTTAAAATTGATTTAAAGGAAGCCAGACATCCTATCATTGAAAATGCACTTCCTTTAGGCGAAAAATATATCCCGAACGACATCTTTTTAGATAAAGATTCTCAGCAGATCATCATGGTTACCGGCCCCAACATGGCGGGTAAATCTGCAATCCTTCGTCAGACCGCAATTGTTTGTCTGATGGCGCAAATCGGAAGTTTTGTTCCTGCGAAACACGCTGAAATCGGAGTTTTAGATAAAATCTTTACAAGAGTTGGAGCGAGCGATAATATTTCTGCGGGGGAATCTACTTTTATGGTCGAAATGAATGAAGCAGCTTATATTTTAAATAATATTTCAGATCGAAGTTTGATTTTGTTAGACGAAATCGGTCGTGGAACATCAACGTATGACGGGGTTTCCATTGCGTGGGCGATTGCAGAATATCTGCATCAGCATCCGACTCAGGCAAAGACTTTATTTGCAACGCATTACCACGAGTTGAATGAGATGACTGTGAATTTTGAACGTGTGAAAAATTTCCATGTTTCTATTCAGGAAAACAAAGGAAATATCATTTTCTTAAGAAAATTAATTCCTGGCGGAAGTGAACATAGTTTCGGTATTCATGTGGCAAAATTAGCAGGAATGCCGTCAAAAGTAGTGAACAGAGCCAATGATATTTTGAAAACTTTGGAAGCCAGCCGTTCACAAAGCGGAAGCTCAGACACGATAAAAAGAGTAACGGAAGAAAATATGCAGCTTTCTTTCTTTCAGTTGGATGATCCGGTTTTGGAAAATATCAGAGAAGAACTGACAAAAATCGATATCAATACGTTGACTCCGATTGAAGCTTTGATGAAACTGAATTCGATTAAGAAGATGATTGGAAAGTAA
- a CDS encoding energy transducer TonB: MKRHLTLFSAIILNGFVFGQISAPRTTPSKPKEIENISTATICHDFPDHKAYFPDGKEGFTKKIENVITLESVKLKKGEKIFKAILNFIVERDGTISGIQVSGTNEKFNNAIKLATKQIKGKWVPAKENGNVVRSTMQIPIVINSH; the protein is encoded by the coding sequence TTGAAAAGACATTTAACCTTATTTTCAGCTATTATTTTAAATGGTTTTGTTTTCGGGCAAATCAGTGCTCCTCGTACAACTCCGTCAAAACCAAAAGAAATTGAGAATATCTCTACAGCTACAATATGTCACGATTTTCCCGATCATAAAGCTTACTTTCCCGATGGTAAAGAAGGTTTCACCAAAAAGATTGAGAATGTTATTACATTGGAATCTGTTAAATTAAAAAAAGGAGAAAAGATTTTTAAAGCGATTCTCAATTTCATTGTGGAAAGAGATGGAACTATCTCAGGAATTCAGGTAAGTGGTACAAATGAAAAGTTTAATAATGCTATTAAACTTGCCACAAAACAAATCAAAGGAAAATGGGTTCCGGCAAAGGAAAACGGGAATGTAGTAAGGAGTACAATGCAGATTCCTATTGTAATAAATTCCCATTAA
- a CDS encoding energy transducer TonB, with amino-acid sequence MKKFILFISLIFSEIAFGQYTNSPSPPPPTTNKYPYPTESVDVVTVYENPDQEAEFSEGNKEFRNKLLKEVVLEAVKTSENEDKLKGMLSFVIERDGSMTDVKVTGLNESFNAEVKRAVRSIKNKWNPAIYKGKIVRSRLNIPVFMANKL; translated from the coding sequence ATGAAAAAATTTATTTTATTCATTTCTTTAATTTTTAGCGAAATAGCTTTTGGGCAATATACCAATTCTCCTTCTCCACCACCGCCTACAACTAATAAATATCCTTATCCGACCGAATCTGTAGATGTTGTTACTGTTTATGAAAATCCCGATCAGGAAGCAGAATTTTCTGAAGGAAATAAAGAATTCAGGAATAAACTTCTAAAAGAGGTTGTCTTAGAAGCTGTGAAAACTTCAGAAAATGAAGATAAATTGAAAGGAATGCTCAGTTTTGTGATTGAAAGAGACGGAAGTATGACGGATGTGAAAGTTACTGGATTAAATGAAAGTTTCAATGCAGAAGTTAAAAGAGCAGTCAGAAGCATTAAAAACAAATGGAATCCAGCCATATATAAAGGTAAAATTGTAAGAAGCAGATTAAATATTCCTGTTTTCATGGCTAATAAACTTTAA
- a CDS encoding energy transducer TonB: MTKFLTLFSLIFFRFIFGQEAIDGTTELNELALIQKNGKIKIDAEKPAVFSLGNIEFQNLISKNFKVRKVVTNLETETCQIIFIVDKDGSMVEIKSFGTNESFNNEAIRAISKIKQKWIPAELNGEKIRYKFKVPLTISFK, encoded by the coding sequence GTGACAAAATTTTTAACGCTATTTTCTTTGATATTTTTCCGTTTCATTTTCGGGCAAGAAGCCATTGATGGAACAACAGAACTTAATGAATTAGCATTAATTCAAAAGAATGGTAAGATAAAAATAGATGCCGAGAAACCAGCTGTTTTTTCTCTCGGAAATATTGAATTTCAGAATCTCATCAGTAAGAATTTTAAAGTTCGAAAAGTTGTTACGAATTTAGAAACAGAAACCTGCCAAATAATTTTTATTGTAGACAAAGATGGTTCTATGGTAGAAATTAAATCCTTTGGTACCAACGAAAGCTTTAACAACGAAGCTATAAGAGCCATTTCAAAAATTAAACAGAAATGGATTCCTGCAGAACTCAATGGAGAGAAAATTCGTTATAAATTCAAAGTACCTTTAACAATAAGTTTTAAATAA
- a CDS encoding energy transducer TonB, with translation MKKAILFFGLFFGIIASAQNHYGDSINQGTASEINQIPDYEIVKSKIDLNDVVTKADQLPEFPGGIEKFKKRFFESLKSSDSKKKKANDTRLYFIIEKTGYIKSFTAVGSNKSEIKEAETAIKGVFERWKPALINNQAVRYLIYFPLEESNSHMENKNVSEKTNNEGTNKGLASSGIPDFEYVKSKIDIKDAVTNADEKPEFPGGMEAFKRKYFESIETLDLKNNEKIDTRLYFVVEKTGYVRNVVAVGSNKKHVEAAELGVRGIFARWKPAKSGGKPVRYLFYFPLTSKKY, from the coding sequence ATGAAAAAGGCGATTCTTTTCTTCGGTCTGTTTTTCGGAATAATTGCGTCTGCTCAAAACCATTATGGAGACAGCATAAATCAGGGTACGGCTAGTGAAATAAACCAAATTCCCGATTATGAAATCGTAAAAAGTAAAATAGATTTAAATGATGTTGTTACGAAAGCAGATCAACTCCCGGAATTTCCTGGTGGAATAGAAAAATTTAAGAAACGCTTTTTTGAAAGTTTAAAATCGTCAGATTCCAAAAAGAAAAAAGCAAACGACACCCGCTTATATTTTATTATTGAAAAAACGGGATATATAAAGAGTTTCACCGCTGTTGGATCAAACAAAAGCGAGATTAAAGAAGCAGAAACAGCCATAAAAGGTGTTTTTGAAAGATGGAAACCAGCATTAATTAATAATCAGGCAGTGCGATACCTTATTTATTTTCCTTTAGAAGAATCTAATTCTCATATGGAAAACAAAAATGTTTCTGAAAAAACTAATAATGAGGGTACGAATAAAGGTTTAGCTTCTTCTGGAATTCCTGATTTTGAATATGTAAAATCAAAAATAGATATCAAAGATGCTGTAACAAATGCTGATGAGAAACCTGAATTTCCCGGTGGAATGGAGGCTTTTAAGAGAAAATATTTTGAAAGTATAGAAACATTAGATTTAAAAAACAACGAAAAAATAGATACCCGTCTTTATTTCGTTGTTGAAAAAACAGGATATGTAAGAAATGTTGTTGCTGTCGGAAGCAATAAAAAGCACGTTGAAGCTGCAGAATTAGGGGTAAGAGGAATATTTGCACGCTGGAAACCTGCAAAATCAGGCGGAAAACCTGTTCGTTATTTATTCTATTTTCCTTTAACAAGTAAAAAATATTAG
- a CDS encoding TlpA disulfide reductase family protein produces the protein MKKFFSLIVLIFSVSFCYSQEQIIVNDIPMIKYEQLENKIKEEKDVVLVLNFWSTTCAPCVKELPDFMEVNKKFKGNPKYKMLLVSLDRTKDKERVIEFIKKKNLTAEVVLLDDIKRMNTWIPRFEKNWDGNIPVTIFYKNGEKVHFNDGEMSKEDLENTIVKNLN, from the coding sequence ATGAAGAAATTTTTTAGCTTAATTGTATTGATTTTCAGTGTTTCATTCTGTTATTCACAAGAGCAAATTATCGTAAATGATATTCCGATGATTAAATATGAGCAGCTGGAAAATAAAATAAAGGAAGAAAAAGATGTAGTATTGGTTTTAAATTTTTGGTCGACAACCTGTGCTCCCTGCGTGAAAGAGCTTCCGGATTTTATGGAAGTCAATAAAAAATTCAAGGGTAATCCTAAATATAAAATGCTCTTGGTTTCTTTAGACCGGACAAAAGATAAAGAACGTGTGATTGAATTCATCAAAAAGAAAAACCTGACTGCGGAAGTGGTTTTATTGGATGATATTAAAAGAATGAATACCTGGATTCCTCGTTTCGAGAAAAACTGGGACGGAAATATTCCGGTGACTATTTTCTATAAAAACGGTGAAAAAGTACATTTCAATGACGGCGAAATGAGTAAAGAAGATCTTGAAAACACCATCGTGAAAAATTTAAATTAA
- a CDS encoding thioredoxin family protein, with amino-acid sequence MKNFKILMTALVVGLGLLSFTKINSDKNENQIHEVSYAKGYEVGDEAADFKLKNIDGKMVSLSDFKKAKGFIVIFTCNHCPYAKKYEERIVALDKKYKSQGYPVIAINPNDPNVQPEDNYQKMIERAKEKGFTFPYLVDEGQKIYPQYGATKTPHVFVLQKENGKNVVKYIGAVDNNYEDPNDVSERYVEDAVDALVKNQPIKMNKTVAIGCTIKVQK; translated from the coding sequence ATGAAAAACTTTAAAATTTTAATGACAGCTCTTGTTGTCGGACTTGGATTACTGAGTTTTACAAAAATCAACAGCGATAAAAATGAAAATCAAATACACGAAGTTTCTTATGCAAAAGGATATGAAGTCGGTGATGAAGCAGCCGATTTTAAACTAAAAAATATCGACGGAAAAATGGTTTCGTTGAGTGATTTTAAAAAAGCAAAAGGTTTCATTGTAATTTTTACCTGTAATCACTGTCCGTACGCAAAAAAATATGAAGAAAGAATCGTAGCGCTCGATAAAAAATATAAATCTCAGGGATATCCCGTGATTGCCATCAATCCGAATGATCCGAATGTGCAACCTGAAGACAATTATCAAAAAATGATTGAAAGAGCGAAAGAAAAAGGTTTTACATTCCCGTATTTGGTGGATGAAGGTCAGAAAATCTATCCTCAATATGGTGCGACAAAAACACCACATGTTTTTGTTCTTCAGAAAGAAAACGGTAAAAATGTTGTAAAATATATTGGCGCAGTTGATAATAATTATGAAGATCCGAATGATGTTTCAGAACGTTATGTAGAAGATGCTGTTGATGCATTGGTTAAAAATCAACCGATAAAAATGAATAAAACCGTTGCCATCGGATGTACCATAAAAGTGCAAAAATAA
- a CDS encoding DUF2809 domain-containing protein, whose amino-acid sequence MKFKFNLKYFFLTLLIFLVEVLIATVLKDQFFIRAYLGDVIVVMLLYTLVKSFFITNDTKLILGIFAFSCMIEFAQFFNIADKLGFPEGSLMYIVVGNSFSWIDIICYGVGCLILYLLVIIKFNQKESSKSV is encoded by the coding sequence ATGAAATTTAAATTTAACCTGAAATATTTCTTTTTAACCCTCCTTATTTTCCTTGTTGAGGTTTTAATTGCCACCGTTTTAAAAGATCAATTCTTTATCCGAGCATACTTGGGAGATGTCATCGTTGTCATGCTTTTATATACTCTTGTGAAAAGCTTTTTCATAACCAACGATACAAAATTAATTCTCGGAATTTTTGCTTTTTCTTGCATGATAGAGTTTGCCCAATTTTTCAATATTGCAGACAAATTAGGCTTCCCTGAAGGAAGCCTGATGTATATCGTAGTCGGAAATTCTTTCTCGTGGATTGATATTATATGTTATGGAGTGGGATGTTTGATCCTTTATCTTTTGGTTATAATTAAATTTAATCAAAAGGAATCTTCAAAATCCGTTTAA
- a CDS encoding YARHG domain-containing protein: MKILKFTLITMFTIGFISCKKDAKTEEKSKDSLTAKKDSVVIPEVHKEYYGIYTGEFAGKGELYDNETKEYYEGTDYKRLSLKINRITQDSVYGQSIVNGTQRPFRGVFNEGSQSFILDEPGNDKTDGRFEVKLKNDSITGKWTAFNKSAVKAPLKNLKLIKKEFVYNPNFMLDQNSELIDWENPRDFKEKYTDEETGKTETYTQSKNRVASDAVFKINASKQKLSEKDIKNLRKLDMEIIKNAVFARHGYSFKKQTYRNFFEQTDWYIPVSNNVDSELSPMEKDNVALLNRFIKYAEDKYNSFGR, from the coding sequence ATGAAAATTTTAAAATTTACCTTAATCACTATGTTTACAATCGGTTTTATAAGCTGCAAAAAAGACGCTAAAACTGAAGAAAAATCTAAAGACAGCTTGACTGCAAAAAAAGATTCTGTAGTAATCCCCGAAGTTCATAAAGAATATTACGGAATTTACACCGGAGAATTTGCTGGCAAAGGCGAGCTTTATGACAACGAAACAAAAGAATATTATGAAGGAACCGATTATAAAAGGCTTTCATTAAAGATCAATAGAATTACTCAGGATTCTGTGTACGGACAGAGCATTGTGAACGGAACTCAAAGACCTTTCAGAGGGGTTTTCAATGAAGGTTCTCAGTCTTTTATTCTTGATGAACCAGGGAATGATAAAACAGACGGAAGATTTGAAGTTAAATTAAAAAACGACAGTATCACCGGAAAATGGACCGCATTTAATAAATCTGCGGTAAAAGCTCCTCTGAAAAATTTAAAGCTGATCAAAAAAGAGTTCGTCTACAATCCGAATTTTATGCTGGATCAAAATTCTGAATTGATTGACTGGGAAAACCCAAGAGATTTTAAAGAAAAATATACTGACGAAGAAACAGGTAAAACCGAAACTTATACCCAATCTAAAAACAGAGTTGCTTCTGATGCCGTTTTTAAAATCAATGCTTCCAAACAAAAATTGAGCGAAAAAGACATCAAAAACCTGAGAAAACTTGATATGGAAATCATTAAAAATGCAGTTTTCGCTAGACATGGTTATTCTTTCAAAAAACAGACGTACAGAAACTTTTTTGAGCAGACTGATTGGTATATTCCGGTTTCTAACAATGTTGACAGCGAACTTTCTCCGATGGAAAAAGATAATGTTGCGTTGCTGAACCGTTTTATAAAATATGCGGAAGATAAATATAATTCTTTTGGAAGATAA
- a CDS encoding DUF2306 domain-containing protein translates to MLSVKKILSVLKILLIIGFGYFFWLMLKITLEYIPLDTNVSFLMIKQTEVEQRPEYLYFFYTHVYISIFVLLAGFLAILRKNFAIKNFHKNAGKIYIFLILLIAAPSGIYMGIFANGGFLSKISFVILGCLWWFTTFKAYQLARQKKFKEHKQWMWRSFALTISAITLRMWKVIIVYLFHPNPMDVYQIIAWLGWIPNIILIEYLIRKKHI, encoded by the coding sequence ATGCTTTCAGTCAAAAAAATTTTGTCCGTTTTAAAAATTCTTCTTATCATAGGATTCGGGTATTTCTTTTGGCTGATGTTGAAAATCACTTTAGAATACATTCCATTAGATACGAATGTCAGTTTTTTAATGATTAAGCAGACAGAAGTAGAACAAAGACCAGAATATCTTTACTTTTTCTACACTCACGTTTATATCAGTATTTTTGTTTTATTGGCAGGATTTTTAGCTATTTTAAGAAAAAATTTCGCCATTAAAAACTTTCACAAAAACGCAGGGAAAATTTATATTTTTCTAATTCTTCTTATCGCAGCACCATCAGGAATTTACATGGGAATTTTTGCCAACGGCGGATTCTTATCCAAAATTTCTTTTGTGATTTTGGGCTGTCTGTGGTGGTTTACAACTTTTAAAGCTTATCAACTTGCCCGACAGAAGAAATTTAAAGAACACAAACAATGGATGTGGCGAAGTTTTGCTCTCACAATTTCTGCCATCACTTTGAGAATGTGGAAAGTAATTATTGTATATTTATTCCATCCAAATCCGATGGATGTTTACCAAATCATTGCTTGGCTCGGTTGGATTCCGAATATTATTTTAATTGAATATTTAATCAGAAAAAAACACATTTAA
- a CDS encoding NAD(P)/FAD-dependent oxidoreductase, whose protein sequence is MKQIIIIGGGAAGFFCAANLDEKKYKITILEQNSDVLQKVKISGGGRCNVTHACFDPKELVQFYPRGNKELLSVFTKFQPGDTMDWFEKRNISLKIENDNRVFPESNSSQTIINTFQNEIQQKNVEVKTKCSVKEIEQQDEKYLVKTSLGNFEADFVIYTTGSSPKSLKMIENLGHKIIDLVPSLFTFNIKDDLLKDLLGTSFEMAETSIPKLKTEESGPLLITHWGLSGPAILKISAWEAINLAKVKYNFEVQVNFISKDIDEAEELFQNFKISNPKKLIGSSKIFDVTNRFWQRILEVSKVDPNKQIANISGKEMQTILENLCRKKFQVTGKSTFKDEFVTAGGVDLKEINFKNMSSKILPNFYVAGEVLNIDAVTGGFNFQACWSEAWLIAQDLNNL, encoded by the coding sequence ATGAAGCAAATTATCATTATCGGAGGTGGTGCCGCAGGATTTTTCTGTGCAGCAAATCTTGACGAAAAGAAATATAAAATTACTATTCTCGAACAAAACTCAGATGTACTTCAAAAAGTGAAAATTTCGGGAGGCGGAAGATGCAATGTTACTCATGCCTGTTTTGATCCAAAAGAATTGGTTCAGTTCTATCCCCGTGGGAACAAAGAATTGTTGAGTGTTTTCACAAAATTCCAGCCAGGAGATACAATGGACTGGTTTGAAAAACGAAACATTTCGTTGAAGATTGAAAATGATAACAGAGTTTTCCCGGAAAGCAATTCTTCACAAACGATTATCAATACTTTTCAGAATGAAATTCAGCAGAAAAACGTTGAAGTAAAAACAAAATGTTCTGTAAAAGAAATTGAGCAACAAGACGAAAAATATCTTGTAAAAACAAGTTTAGGTAATTTTGAAGCTGATTTTGTGATTTACACGACTGGAAGTTCTCCAAAGTCTTTAAAAATGATTGAAAATTTAGGACATAAAATCATTGATTTGGTTCCTTCTTTATTTACATTTAATATAAAAGATGATTTGCTAAAAGATCTTTTGGGAACAAGCTTCGAAATGGCAGAAACGTCTATTCCAAAGTTAAAAACTGAAGAAAGCGGCCCTTTGTTGATTACGCATTGGGGACTTTCTGGACCAGCGATTTTGAAAATTTCTGCCTGGGAAGCGATTAATCTGGCGAAAGTAAAATATAACTTTGAAGTTCAGGTAAATTTTATTTCTAAAGATATTGATGAAGCTGAAGAATTATTTCAGAATTTTAAAATTTCCAACCCTAAAAAGCTAATTGGATCGTCGAAGATTTTTGATGTGACCAATCGTTTCTGGCAGAGAATTTTAGAAGTTTCGAAAGTTGATCCGAACAAACAAATTGCCAACATTTCCGGAAAAGAAATGCAGACGATTTTGGAAAATTTATGCAGAAAGAAATTTCAGGTTACAGGAAAATCGACTTTTAAAGATGAATTTGTCACCGCAGGAGGAGTAGATTTAAAGGAAATTAATTTTAAAAATATGTCTTCGAAAATTTTGCCTAACTTTTACGTTGCCGGAGAAGTATTGAATATTGATGCCGTAACCGGTGGATTTAATTTTCAGGCATGCTGGAGTGAAGCGTGGCTGATTGCTCAGGATTTGAATAATTTATAA